Below is a window of Maylandia zebra isolate NMK-2024a linkage group LG19, Mzebra_GT3a, whole genome shotgun sequence DNA.
TTTAATGAGTATTTCATAATAACGTAATAACTATTCTATCAGTGCTGTTGATAGAGATTTTCTACCTGTTCCATTTTTTCAATCCACAATAAAACCTCAGAACGTGCAGCATGCTGTCAGCCCAGCAGCAAATGTCAAACACAAAGCTTGCAACTAGACTGGAGTACATAGTGCAGCCTTTAGCAGCTAAATAAGTAGTTATTTTCTCCTGAATCTTGTACAGAGAATGTAATAGCATATTAAGGCCAATGTggacagaaaaatatatatacttgaGGCTCTATTCTAAGAAAAACCTTCTGCAAGGAAAATATAGATATGGAGCTTGAAGTGGAGCAGTTATGAAGGAATAATGTGTTCATTTTGTCATGCCACCCTTTTGCTTTAATTTGCAAGGCTGGATTAACCATCACACCACAGATGCCACCTTAAGTATCACGATTTTTCGAGCAATATCCTCACATCTGTCCTTGTGTCATAGTAGCTGATAAAGCAGaatctctcaccttctcaaaAGCTGAATGTTGATTTTATGTGATATGGTACAAATTCACAGAAATGCCTCTTTATATGTTAGATGTTTGTTGATCGTGAGCTAAAATCTCAAATTCTGTCTATCACTTGTGTCTGTGAGGTGACTGCAACCTGGCAAATCAAAGCAGTTTGCTTCcattactgaaaaaaaataaagaaataaaagaaaacatgagtTTTTGACTTGAGGGAGGTTTTCTGCACTGcttatgctttttttaaaaaaatgttagatAATATCAGTATTTTCTAATAACTGTCTCGCTTTAATCTCAGCTGATACCTGAGGAAACCACTGAGCAACAGAGCACATAACTTTGGGAAACATGGACCAAGGGAACACACGGCAAGGAGGGAGGATGCGACAAAGGATGAGGAGAGGATGCAGACATACAGAAGGTAATGAGGCGAGGGGAGTCATatttgttttataacattttataacatTAGGAAGCACaggataattttttttttgtaaaactaaataaacacaaaacaacaatacaGATCAATATTTTTTCCAACACGTTTTCACTCctaaagcgtaacattttacgctaggtgacaaatcatTGATATATTATGCTTGCGGGCACCTAACACGTCCCTATATTACGAGatcggaaaaaagaggaaacatgagaaccatttggaatgaatctacacatttatgtttatttttacttaaatcgctttggaaaacactaacGTCATTAAAGTGCTAGTTAGGGATAAGGTTATGGTTATGGCTGGAACATGTAGCATCATTCTACTCGATTTCATCCATAACCCGGCGTGTAGCATAACGCGGAAGGTCACCTTTCgtgttcctcaggaacgccttGGGACTTGACAAATCATCGGTATATTACGCCTTGGGAGTGAggggaactttttttttttcatttactgaGCATGCATAAACATTATCGCTGAGACTGAGTGTCATTGTCATAAATAGCAATAATATAAATCCCAAAGTAGcctaaataaattcaaaataacaTTCAGTGAAGTAGCATTATTCCTGATAACGCATTAGCATACACATGCTAATTTATACTTGCTAGTATTAAACATACAAATAATTCATAGCTACACAGCTTATTAACTGAGTAACTTAACTTAATATACTCAAATCATACTGAGTCAAATAGCAAGGTGATAGCAGAGGCTTGCCTGGGCCAAGATTTCACTTGGTTAAAACTGTACCTCTATGCAATTGTGTTAGCTAGCTGTTAGCCTTAGCTGGGTATTACAAACCTCCCAGAATACCTAATGTGACCAAGAGGGCACCAAATTATAATAAATGAAGCAAAGACAATTAACACAGTTAAATACACAACATGATGCATGGCAGTGATATCATCATGCTGAGGTATTGTTTGTTTGGCTGCATTTATCCATCTTTCAGGTCTGTTTAGAAAGTTCCTAGAAAGAAATTATGGCTTGACTATCGTCTACACTGTATTCACATTATAAAGAGATATGTCAGTTAAGattttataatatatttatatttaaagcaaatatatatttattccaCTACACACAAATAGTTGGTGTAGTAGGTaggttttatttctttcagttcataaataaattaaacGAAAAGGCGAGTACATTAAACTCTTACACAGCGCTCAGGAAAAACAACTCCTGAGATTAGCTTTTAAACCACTTGGTGTTAGCCATATGCAAATTCATGTTCCCTTTATTTCAATAGTAACTCACACCCACACAGAGCAGGAGAATTGCTGCTGGACGGGAGTGGGAAGTGAGCCTATTATTTGAGGAATCTCTTTCACGTTGTGCGCTGGCTTTAAATACCACCGTTTAATTGCTGTGTCATGACAGGATAATTACCAACTAATCAAGGGCATCAACAGGCCTGCAGACCGCAAAACACTATTCGGTGTGTTGCCACGATTCTGTTGGGAATTGTGGTTGCTGTTTGGTGGAAAAATAGCAATGGAAATAATATGAACATTAACTAAAAAGATAGAATAGTGGCATAGACAttcaaagagagggaaaggtATTGCTTCAACATGCATCCCTTCCAGCTTTGGTTGAGTGCTAATGCACTCCTCACACCTAGCCAGACCACAGCAGTAACACAAGCCATGTGTCAGATGTTTAAGGGTTCTGACAAGTCTCTGTGCATCTGCTAAAAAGCGGCATTTCACAGCTTTTCTGTGATGCAAATGGCCATCATTTGAAATTCGATGAATAATTATTTGTCTAGAGTCATTCAGCCTTTAGCTGTGTTTAATAAATACACTGATGCACTTATCATGGGTTTTGTTGCACATTTTTGCTCACATTATGAATGCAGTGTGCAAAACCTGCATTTTAAATACAGACCCTGTCAAATTTTTCCAACCTTGAGCTTCGACTGATGTTTCCAAAAACTAAAAATccaaagacacaaaaaacataaaatcatgcATGGTCACCTGTTGGGTAAAGAAagagctaaaaaagaaaagaaaagggagtttggaaaaaaagagaggtACATTTTAGTGATATTCTTGAGTACTGAAGAAATCAGCATGTTTCACAGGATTGTTGGTTGGCTGCGATTTCTGCCCAGCTGAAGAGGTCTGTGAAACTGGATGCATTTCAGGTGCTAAGAGAGATGAGAAACCTGTGTAATAGCCAATGTAGAAATGTGCTGATCACTAAAATAAGGAGATAAATGGAGATAAAACCCTTTCATAACACTGAATTTTCAGTGTAAGGTCTGCCTATTTTTATGCAAAGGTAAATATTCATCAACAGTGGTAAACCAAGACTGCAATGAATATCAGACCTTTACAATGAACCCCTGTTAGCTGGTTTCAGGTCTATTTCTTTTAATCCACTTTCATTATTGTGATGTTAAGCGTGCTTCCATTCCCACAATGTTTACATGCACTGGATAGATATTAAACAGATGAAATATCTGACTACCAATTCTTGACATAGATGGCCATCCTGTCTCTATACTAATTTTTTTCACGTGTTTAGTTAAAATTTGCTCTTGgtctgtttatatatttatattatacgAACAAAATTATTAAGCCACAACTTTTAActctttgaattcaggtgttttctgTCCCGTTGCCACggtcatggggccaccactctacctactgagctatccctgccccacaTAAAGACCACATAAAGTTACAGTGTGGGGTTTGCTGAGGTGCTTAGTGTTTAAAAGTTGCCAACCTCTGCTGACTCGATGACTGCAGAGCTCTAAGagctctggcattaacatcagcacaaaaactgtgtgctGGAGGTTCACGGCATGGGTTTCCATagctgagcagctcctgtaggtgGAATGTGTTCATGGCCTAGTATTTATTTTCCATGGTGTATAAGGAGTTACGATCTTTAATTCCAGGAAATATTCCTGCTACATTTCCCCACAGTATTCAGTGAATTGGGGACAAAGTTCATTCATTTTGATCTGTTGATCTGATACATTTAACTGTGACAAATTTACAAATAAGCAAAAGGGGAGCGGGGGAATTAAATTAGCAGGGggtcaaatactttttcatggGACTGTactattaaaaatattataaaccAAATCAAGTTTGTGGTGCAAAATCTTGGACTGAATAATATAGTGAATAGTAATAGAgctgttaaataaaaataaaaggacaGAAGgataaagttgtacaaaattttaatttaaataccTCAAAACTGTACTGAAACACAGTCATTGACTAACTGAGTTAATTTTCACCACTGGGAAATGTTAAAACATGGGAGAATCAGATGAGAAATACTATCAAGGCAAGTCAAATCATAATCAGGAATTGTCCATCGATAAAACAGAGATAATTAAATCTGCAAAACATTTAGGTTCAGAGAGAGAAgctaaaacatgttttcatgCTTAGTGCAAGAATACTTTCCCACCTTGGACCATAAAGATCTGAATCGAACAAGTAAGGGTTTTCTATGCCTCTAtcagaacaacaaacaaaaaagaaattcacaACCTTTAGATTGGTTGAGGATCTGCTCACTGCAGAGCTCAAATAGATCCCAGGCGGCAGTCTGCATCTTCAGGGTGGTGGAAAGTATATGTGCTTGAGTTGCAAGTTGCTATATTCCTGTAGTATTTCGAAGTCAAATGAAATGAAGCTTTGATGAAAATGTGAATCTATTAAAGGCAAAATTGTGTGCACTGACCCAAAACACTAATACCTGAAATCACCCCTTGATGACCTGCATGgattcactgtcactgtgtgcaCTGAGCTAGTGAAAATTTGTTGAGAAGGAAATCTAAGGGGTATGACATTGTGAACACCAGAGAGGTAGGTTTGATTTTGTGTCATCTCACTGACGTGATTTAAACAAAATGACACTCTGCAGAGTCTcatatatgtgtacacacatatgtgtatatatatacacacacatatgtgtgtgtatatatatacacatatgtgtgtatatatatacacacatatgtgtatatatatacacacacatatgtgtatatatatacacacacatatgtgtatatatatacacacacatatgtgtatatatatacacacacatatgtgtgtgtatttatgttattGCAGGTTCTCcttgtgttgcactgcatggtGTATAACTGTGTTTTATAGGAACAGAGCGTTAAACACGCAGTATGTTCACACCTATTTCAAGATATACTTGTATTGTGGAAATACATATTTACTGGCAGGGTTGAACTCAGCAGGGGTGCTGAGAAATATACTTCACAGACAAAGAGCTTTTTAGTCCAAACGAGGTGTCTTGATTGCAATACAATAGCCCTCATCAGGGAAACAGAAAGTCTGCAGATCCAACAGCTGGCCTTACTATTTATAGCTCTGGGagggagtttgtttttttttcacagttatGCTGTGGATTGCCTGAGAGCTTAAAATTCACATAAATGTTTTGCAGTTGTATTTGCTAAAAGGTGTTGATTTACAGGTATTCAGAGCCAGAAAAGTCACCTTGATATCCCCTGCTACACTAAATATTTACTAgtcacagtctgttattttGATGTGTATGAGTTGTGTAGATTATACTGAGAGCAGGTCTGAAAGATGAATCCAATCACAAAATGTTCCCTTTTCTATTTAATTCATCTGATTAAGCCAACAGGTTCACGTTTAAACACCTAAATGCTCCGCATGTGATTGCATCTCCATCTAGTGGGCAAGGTGTGAACTGCTGACTGATTCCAGTAGTGAAGACTCCCGCAGGATGCTTCCCATTTTTTCTTACTTTGcagtagttaaaaaaaacataaaaaatgcaaaacagtactttaaatatttatttcagtttgttGCATATTCAGTTAAATATTACTTTTAGTTTAGTCAAGTTTGGACTATTCCAGCACATCATTTTCATGCACTGAGCTGAGAGTTCTGGTAATTTTTATGCACTAAATTAATTTTTTGTGTGAATTTTTCTGGTGAAAAAGCCAAATGCCTATGCACATTGCTACAGGATGTTATGAAAAACACCAAAACTGTGCACCAAGCAAGAGTTCAGCACATCATCTGCAGCTATTAAGTATTATAATTTGCTTTCAACTAATTACTCTCAATATTTCTTGCTAAATAATGTAATTGCCAAGTCAACACACATAAAGACGTtacttattttgttttcatctaTGTGCAACTTaagctttatttaaaacaaacagataaaagaTATGCATGTAAGATGGGGAAAAAATAGGAATAATAACATTCAAGTAGACTGAGATGTAAAGTATATCTGAGAATCCATCAAAGATCGGGGCACTAGAAATACTAAGAAATACTAAGTCACAAACCATGGTCAGACTAAGTACTTTAAGTAATAGGGATTATTTTGAGTTTACATCATTACTGTAGAGCTCTGAGGTTCTTCCAGACCTGATTTGGATGGGACCATGCCCCGAGCCTGACTTCCTTCAAGACTCTTTTCCTTCCTAAAGGAGAAAGCTTATTTATAAGTTAGATGGCACTCATGTTAAATTAAATTTTGTGTGGTTCAGAGGATCAAGCATGGGAACTGTCACCTTAAGAGTTATTCAGTTTGGATCACTGAACACCAGCACCCATGAGGAAGAGAAGTGTCTTACAACAGGCTGCTTTTGCTTATTTTGTTTGGGAACATAATCTGTCAGTATTACCTCTCCAAGGTCCGAGTTGTGTCCAAGTACacaatatttttagtttttagtttttctttttttagtttaggttttactaaaaaaaatgttgttgttgttgttgttgttgtttttttttaaaatataatagcAGGATGGCTGATTTAAGAACTTCATAAGAGGTAATACAACTTTGCTGTGTTAACTCACAGCGCGTTTAAGCTAGGTTTCATATTTGTCTAAAATcgactttttattatttatttatttttcactccTAGTTTTAATTTGCTTTTAGTTCCCTGAAATAACCTGTCTCAGTGCCACCCTCCATTGGCGGTttctatgtaaaaaaataaataaatctttggtTACCCTTGACTACACTACCCATAGTGCACCATGGTATGCGTCCGTTACTGTGATTGGTCCAGGTTGGTTAGAGACGTTGTTGAACTGCAGGTCGGAGAGAAAGAGCAAACAGAGGACCTCGGAGTTGTCAAATGGTTGAACTATGGCTGCGCCTGTTAGCATGTGCTGCCGTCTGTTTGACAGAAACGGCGCTTTGACACGTGTTAGGAAACTGTTTGCACGGCGCGTGAACAGAAGCATCGCGCGGAGCTGTTCCGGTGTTACGCACGAGGAAAATGAACTTGAACTCACAGACTCGACTATAGCTGGTTCCAACTTCAAAACCAGGGCAACACAGGTAAGTCAACCTCCAAAACAGTAACACAAGCCGGGCCTGCAGCTAAGATTgtcctgtctgtgttgagtcGCAGGCTGAGTGAAACCTTTAAGGAGTAAAGGTGAGAAGCTTATAACCTGAACAGGTTATAAACTGGGCCCAGGAAACACTAAACTAAGGAATAAATATTAAACCAAATGGTTATCCATTATGACAGCGTGGCTGTGATATAAAAGGGGGTCATGGGGTGTATTTTTGGCGTGATTGTGAGAACCAATCAGAGGGGGGAAACAACACCTCACCTGCTTTACGTTTGTCACTGCTTTGTAGTTTTACATACTTGATATCATGTGATAAGATAGATGTGATAGCCAGCATGTTGCAAGTAGGAAAAGAATTGTTATAAACTAATAAAGTTGGTTGAGATTAAAAGTAATTTTTTCTATTTGGATTGAAGTTGTGCTTTAGATGATACAGATTTTGAATCTTTTGGACCGTTTGGAGGCCCAAAGTATAAACAGTTTAAGAGGGTGTTATTGAGATAGTCTACTTCTTTAAAATATTGTTTCTACCTCATACATACATACTCTATCCATGTGCTTGATAATCAGAGATGATTGACAGAGCAAGCATGCTCCTGAATGTCCAGTAGTCAAATAACAGAGTAGCATTCATTGTTCATCTTCTTGCTGTGTCTCTCTGGGTTGCAGGTGTATATTACATCAGTGACTATAATAATTATGATATGGCAATAATAGGGAAAAATTGACTAAAGTGTGCATAAGTGGCTTTTATATGAAGCTTTTTACCTTAAGAAACAATGAAGGGACTTGGGAAGGTCTAAAAAGATCAGTGCAGTTAAATGATCAGCCTGTTGATTAACAGTGTCTCCGAGCAACTGCTGAGTCACTGGTTTGCTTTTACACTGGTAACTTTTGACATAACCGCAGGTGCTCATGAGTGATGGGCAAAGGTCAGGAGCTGGGACACAGATTTGGCTTCAGCTGACATTATTGTGTCTCTGGCATGATGGGACTCAGAGGGGCTGTTGTGTTTGATTCAAAATAAGACTGCAGTGATGCCAGGGTATATAGTTTGATCGGTGTCTTTTCCTGGTTCTTTTCCTCTCCAGAAGAGGCTCAGGGATGACAGCATACTCCCCTTTTCAGCATTCTTGACTGACAACTTTGGCCGCAGGCACAACTACCTACGAATCTCCCTCACAGAAAAATGCAACTTCCGCTgtgagtaaatgtttattttctgtggATCCTATCAAGAAACCATTGTTACATTCCCAGCCCACTAGTGGAGCAACATTATTAGACCAAGTTAACCATCGTAATTAGTAAACCTTTCACAGAAGTGCACTAAAATGCCCAAATTCTGCTGACCTACTggagaaagaaaaggttttTCTTTCCCGCACAGTAGAGTTTTTGGTTTGTCCCCTCGTTCCCTTTTATTTAGTTGTGTTACTTCAGTATTTATCGTAGTAAAAGAAGGAATTCTCGCTAATGTAGGCTAAAATACATCTTTCATCTTTCTCATTTCTAGGTCAGTACTGCATGCCAGAGGAGGGGGTGAAGCTCACACCGCGGGGCCAGCTGCTATCCACCTCTGAGGTGCTGACCCTGGCTCGCCTCTTCGTCCAAGAGGGGGTGGACAAGATCCGCCTCACTGGAGGGGAGCCGCTCATCAGACCTGATGTGCTCCATATTATCAGTAAGAAACAAGGAGAAAATAGTTTgtgcaggcttttttttttttttttcaataataaAACAACTTGGAAGCTGTTTTGAgtcatttcacacttttttaacACTTTGGATCAGCTTGTAGCAAACATAAACTTGCTTTCTTCAGTTTACCGTATGACTAAAATGATGTAGTGACACTGTTTTCAGAGGAGCAAGTCAGCTTTGGCAACCAGGCGACCGATGATTCATGTGCTAACTCTGCTGACTTGACTGCAGCTGAAGTGAAGAGAAGCAATTTTGCATGCATGCCTTCAGTTTAAGGGTTTCTGTGGAAGGGGAAATGATTTGTTACACCACAGTTGTGTTTTTGGTCTAATGATGTATTATTGCATCATTTGAATTTTACAGCCtgattttaaattaaactttgtAAGTGAAGCCTCTGCAGCAAGAAAAAGCCTGTCGTGAATGAATGAGGGTGTGTGACAGGACTAGTGGGTCAGGTCTTTTTGGAAAGAGGACCATTGATTGCCACTAGCTGTGTGTGAGGCTCATGAGACTTCATGCATAACTTGGATTTGGTTGCACTAGTTATTTCAGGAAGCAAGAGGATCGCTTGAAATAACGGAATATAATTTATTGAAGTGTGGAGTTTGACTAATAAATGATTTGCTGACATTGGTAGGAAGAAATACACAACAGTATTGCTGATGGAGATTAGAGTTGGAGACTCTGATGAGGCACATTGAGCATCCAGAATAAAGGtggagatgaggaggaggcagaACACATGAATGAGAGTCTGAAACGACTGCACTGAGATTTAAAGCTCAAGGAACAGAGGCTGAATGTCTCACAGGAGGAGCGTGAAAAAGCTGCAGTGAAGctggttgtgttgtttttgttggctCACAGAACCGCTGATGTGGCGTGTACAGTTATAAACAGGATCCACAAAGATCTACTGGTTACAAGTAATGGTAGTTGGCTAGGTTTACTGGATGGATTTAGTTGCATTGtggtgctgtgtgtgtttgtgagttcaTTCTGCATTATCTTTGCTTAATGTCAAAATGACCAGAGTAACTGTACTAGTTATggataataaagactttaataacccataaatttatttaaagaagTTTTTTCATTGATAGGCATTCAAGCAAGGAAACATAATTTCCTGGTGGCACAATATGCTGCATAGTAACAGATAAAGATATCCACTTTACATGGCTAAAGATTTTGTTCTGTTATCATGCTGTAATGATTGATTTATGTATGGATAAACTCATCTGTTATATAATATTTCAACCTTAAAGGTAAAAGTTCTCTCATTCTGTCTTGCCTTTCCACTTCTACTCTGCAGCTGAGCTCAGAAAGTTGGAGGGCCTCAAGACTATCGCCATGACAACCAATGGCATGAACTTGGCTCGGCTTTTGCCAAACCTTAAAGACGCCGGATTGGACCTGATCAACATCAGCCTGGATTCATTAGTTCCTGCCAAATTTGAGTTTATTGTCAGACGGAAAGGTATGGAAGCGTCGTCAGTGTATCAATGTCAGCTGTGTGAGACATATGATCAGAACACCAATAGTGTGCGTAGAttgaggagggaaaaaagcgACATCACGAGGCTGTAGCTGATTGACGCTGTAGTTTAGGAGTGTATAACCACAAAAGTGTCAGATGGTCAGTGAGATATTTTCTAAATCCCTACGTCTTTAGAAAATATGAAGGAGATTGTGATCTGGTGAtggtggaggccatttgagtataATGAACTCATTGTGATGTTTAAGATGCCAGTTTTACATGATTTTAGCTTTGTGAcgtggtgtgttatcctgctggaagcagcggTCAGAAGATGGGAgatgttactgttactgtggTGATAAAGTGATGGGTACTGAGCAACTGTAGTGTTTAAATAATGCTCATTTGGTGCTAACTGGCCCAAAGTGTGCCCAGATAATTGGCTGATTGACTGACTTCAGATGAAATTAAACATATTTAATATTCTTCATGTGTGGCTAAAAACCCTCACTGTCTTTATGTATGaaactgttccttttttttagtgtttcccTAGTTCAGCTTTTTCTTCTAGTGTATGATAGGCATAAATCAGTGTAGTTTTTGTTGTGGGTCCATCCCACAAGCTTAGGGAAGAAGGCTGTAAGCTGTAAACACTGCAGGTGACAGCAGGGCAGAGCTATGGGTGGTTGGCTCGTGAAAGGCAGACACAGATGGACTAACTGAGATTAGGACATGAAGAAGAGCGGAGAAAAGAAAACTGGATTTACAGCACCTGCCTTCTTGTGTTTGTAATAGAAGTTACTGTTGAaatcttgtttcttttctttattcagGACAAATTGCAGTTAtgcaaactgtaaataaaacataagCCTCATCCTACATAAAGATCCTGCTTTGATTTAATTGTTTTGAGCAAGTGAAAACAAATAATGACTCTGACCTCGACAGTGTGCTTTTCAAAAGCTTGAGCTGCTGTGGAGGGATTACATGTTTCTTTACAAGTGGTTTGTGGTGAATTACGGACATTAAAAGGTGGAGGAGAACAGACAAGGCCGAGCTTTTCGTGTGGAAGCACCACTCATTTCAGAAACCACAAAGCTTAGTTctgatctttgtttttgttgtatgattcagtgcatttttatttctcaaAACCTGCCTCCAATCACACACCATTCTCAACTTTAGTCGTATTTTAATAACATACAAActttactattattatttattagtaGCATTACTAATGCACCTAATGTAAAATGTTAATCTTAGTCACATTTCATTTTCTACTTGCCTTTTCCAGGGTTTCACAAAGTAATGGAGGGCATTGAAAAGGCCATTGAATTGGGCTACAGTCCTGTGAAggtatttgttcattttcattcattattaAGTCTCTGTTATGGAAAATATCCCCACTACGATTCAGTGTCTTCCTTTTTGTTACTGTTTAACATTTTTGCAGTTTATATATAAGTATTAAAATGGGTAAGATTTAATTGCAGGACAAGTGTTTCACAGTTGCAGAAATGTAGCAAGTGCAGAGTGCCCAAAAACTCTGAGATAATCAGCTAATATCAGTgagagaaaacaataaaatcatggTTAGGAAAGGTGAATTCCCTGTGATGACTTTCATATGGTGTTTTTGGATAATGTGTCAGAGTGAAAGCCTGGAACAAGAGAACAACAAGGGGCTGAGGATGGAGCCTTGGGGACCGGCATTTGTACTGATCTAAGATCAATCCTACTGTGGCGCTGAGAAGTCAAACGCACTGAAACCTAAGCAAGTAGAAATGTTGCaaaagctgctctgctctggatcaaaccaccaaaaatgttggtggtttgatccagttggcatgccaaatatccttgggcaagatacttacTCCAATTTGCTCTCCAATgtatccatcagagtatgaatgtgtgtgaatatttgaTATAAAGCACTTATGTAGGAAAAGAACAGAAataagtgcttgtatgaatgggtttgaatgagtgaatgaggcaagtCATATAAAACACTTCGTGTGCTTAGTTAGTAGTAGAAAAATGCTGCATATGAATCAGTCCGTTAACCAAAACCAAGCAATGACCACTATTATGAGCAATTCCTTTTACTTGTTCATAATGAGAGACACAAACTGTTTTGCAGAGTGCTTTGGAAGTTGTCAGATTTTAGTTGTAGTTTAATATGTTTCCTCCAGTAGCTTCTCGTAACCTGATTCCCCTTTAGGAAGAGTGTGATTTTTATAAGGCTTCTCTGTTACAGGAGTTTAGGAATGCCAGCATAAAATAACATTATATGTCCATTACCTAGTCTAAAAAATTGTTGTTCTTCATTCTGTTTTGCTAAGCTGTGCGGTTAGCTTGATGCCCCTGACTGCATGTTGATCAAGAAGTGTTGTGGTTCAGCCTTGGGTCAGTGAAGGACCTTCATTTGTAGATCTTTAAGCATCAAATGAGTCACATTAAGTCTGCtagacagttaaaataaaacatgatgcTGTTTTAAACTTTCACGTTATTTATCAACTCtttaagaaggcaagaaaaagcTTATGTGGACGGGTCTCCTTTTGAAAAATTTAGACTTTAAAAATATAGTGAATTATTCCAGTCATTAACATCACTGGATGAATTCTCATGTATAGTACATCAAAGTCTTATAAGGCTGTCATTATTGTGTTACATAATTAAATATTGGCCCACACATCTTCAGTAAGTCATTTTCTGTCGGTTGTTACATAACCAGCTTGTTAGGAAAATAATGGCTCAGTAATCAGAGGCCTATTGTTGTTCACTTCTCTTTGTAGATCAACTGCGTGGTCATGCGAGGCCTGAATGAGGATGAGCTGCTTGATTTTGCAGCACTGACAGAGAAGAAGCCTCTGGAGGTGCGCTTTATAGAGTACATGCCCTTCGATGGTAAGTGCTCACACCCCATGA
It encodes the following:
- the mocs1 gene encoding molybdenum cofactor biosynthesis protein 1 isoform X3, which encodes MAAPVSMCCRLFDRNGALTRVRKLFARRVNRSIARSCSGVTHEENELELTDSTIAGSNFKTRATQKRLRDDSILPFSAFLTDNFGRRHNYLRISLTEKCNFRCQYCMPEEGVKLTPRGQLLSTSEVLTLARLFVQEGVDKIRLTGGEPLIRPDVLHIITELRKLEGLKTIAMTTNGMNLARLLPNLKDAGLDLINISLDSLVPAKFEFIVRRKGFHKVMEGIEKAIELGYSPVKINCVVMRGLNEDELLDFAALTEKKPLEVRFIEYMPFDGNKWNFKKMVSYQEMLDRIRQKWPDLEKLQAGQTDTAKTFKVPGFKGQLGFITSMSDHFCRSCNRLRITADGNLKVCLFGNSEVSLRDVLRSGASDEELLQIIGAAVGRKKKQHAGMFSISQMKNRPMILIGG